In one window of Prevotella sp. E13-17 DNA:
- a CDS encoding ATP-binding protein: MSHDEKEILEQKFADASHRLNMAYQELELANKKLKEYEEKAAKAEKASRMKSLFLANMSHEIRTPLNAIEGFSRIMAETDSFDERMTYMEIIESNNSRLLSLVNEILDLSRVESGEIVIKNTSTDLNSLMSSIKQLFKFRCSESVNLTWTKPNMPVVMTTDENRLTQVFSNLISNALKHTPKGTITYGYRLINEGSTIEFYVSDTGSGIPPEFIDKIFDTYASKDAEHQKGYGLGLALCRIIVEKMGGRITVKSKVNEGSTFTFTLPFHGSFGGLSMTGRTTTQNMRTLRVSNRKDDSELKKVLVAEDEESNYELVRIVLQKRYRLLRAHNGIEAVTLNEEEKPDLILMDIRMPEMDGLDATRIIKEINPDTPIIALSAYAFNENIQEAKAAGCDLFLAKPFKVEELLETIKKFIGD; this comes from the coding sequence ATGAGTCACGACGAAAAAGAAATATTAGAACAGAAGTTTGCCGACGCCAGTCATAGACTTAACATGGCCTACCAAGAGTTAGAATTGGCAAACAAAAAACTAAAGGAATATGAGGAGAAAGCAGCTAAAGCCGAGAAGGCCAGCCGCATGAAATCATTATTCCTAGCAAACATGTCTCATGAAATCAGAACCCCCTTGAATGCCATTGAAGGTTTCTCGAGGATTATGGCTGAGACCGATTCGTTTGACGAGCGAATGACTTACATGGAAATTATTGAAAGTAACAACAGTCGCTTGTTAAGTCTGGTTAACGAAATCCTTGATCTTTCAAGAGTAGAATCAGGCGAAATCGTTATTAAAAACACATCTACAGACCTCAACAGTTTGATGAGCAGCATCAAGCAGTTGTTCAAGTTCCGTTGTTCAGAGTCAGTCAACCTGACATGGACAAAGCCCAACATGCCTGTTGTGATGACAACCGACGAAAACCGCCTGACTCAAGTATTCTCAAACCTTATTTCCAACGCATTAAAGCACACGCCTAAGGGCACCATAACATACGGTTACCGCTTGATTAACGAGGGTTCTACCATTGAATTTTATGTCAGCGACACAGGCTCTGGCATCCCCCCCGAGTTCATAGACAAAATTTTCGACACCTATGCCTCCAAAGACGCAGAACATCAGAAAGGCTACGGTCTGGGCTTAGCACTGTGTCGGATTATCGTTGAGAAGATGGGCGGACGCATCACCGTCAAGTCAAAAGTGAACGAAGGCTCTACGTTCACCTTCACGTTGCCATTCCATGGCTCGTTTGGCGGACTGAGCATGACTGGCCGCACCACGACACAGAACATGCGTACGCTGCGTGTCAGCAACCGCAAAGATGATTCTGAGTTAAAGAAAGTCTTAGTGGCAGAAGACGAAGAGAGCAACTATGAGTTGGTGCGCATCGTCCTCCAGAAGCGCTATCGTCTGCTTAGAGCTCACAATGGCATTGAGGCTGTGACACTGAACGAGGAAGAGAAACCCGACCTCATTCTGATGGATATCCGTATGCCTGAGATGGATGGTCTCGATGCTACACGTATTATCAAAGAAATAAATCCCGACACACCAATCATTGCACTGAGTGCCTATGCTTTCAACGAGAATATTCAGGAAGCAAAGGCTGCTGGATGCGATCTTTTCTTGGCAAAGCCCTTCAAAGTTGAAGAGTTATTAGAAACCATAAAGAAATTCATCGGAGATTAA
- a CDS encoding SDR family oxidoreductase translates to MKQVSVLVGAGSIGQAIIRRVSAGKHIVLADYSEENAKRAAKTLEDAGFECSIIQCDLGSKDDILKLVEFATNKGDVTNVVNAAGVSPSQAPVAEILRVDLYGTSVLLEEFGKVIAEGGSGVIISSQSGHRLPALPREQNEALATTPVDELLDLPFLKEINDTLKAYQYSKRSNVLRVMYEATRWGKRGATINSISPGIIITPLANDELHGPRKEGYLKMIEGMPAHRAGTPDEVGDLAEFLMSSRGRFISGADLLIDGGCTASYWYGDLQYLKTTH, encoded by the coding sequence ATGAAACAAGTATCAGTATTAGTGGGTGCTGGTAGCATCGGACAAGCCATCATCCGTCGTGTGTCGGCTGGTAAGCACATCGTGTTGGCAGATTATAGTGAGGAGAATGCGAAACGGGCTGCAAAGACGCTTGAAGATGCAGGTTTTGAATGCTCAATTATCCAATGCGACCTTGGTTCAAAAGACGACATCCTGAAGTTGGTGGAGTTTGCCACCAACAAGGGAGACGTGACTAATGTTGTGAATGCTGCTGGTGTATCGCCCTCACAGGCTCCCGTAGCAGAAATTCTTCGCGTTGACCTCTACGGAACAAGTGTTCTGTTGGAAGAGTTCGGCAAGGTGATTGCAGAGGGTGGCTCTGGTGTGATTATCTCATCGCAAAGCGGTCATCGTCTTCCTGCTTTGCCACGGGAGCAAAACGAAGCATTGGCAACAACTCCCGTGGATGAACTGTTAGATTTGCCATTCTTAAAGGAAATCAACGACACGCTGAAAGCCTATCAATATTCCAAGCGTAGCAATGTGCTCCGTGTGATGTATGAAGCCACCCGCTGGGGCAAACGGGGTGCCACCATCAACTCCATTTCTCCTGGCATCATTATCACTCCATTGGCTAATGATGAACTGCACGGCCCACGCAAAGAGGGTTACCTGAAGATGATTGAAGGCATGCCAGCCCATCGTGCCGGTACACCCGACGAAGTTGGCGACTTGGCTGAGTTTCTCATGTCCTCACGTGGACGTTTCATCAGTGGTGCCGACCTCCTCATCGACGGTGGCTGCACAGCCAGTTACTGGTATGGCGATTTGCAATATTTGAAAACTACACATTAG
- a CDS encoding nuclear transport factor 2 family protein, whose protein sequence is MTDKVQIEALYREMYAAMVAKDTATLNRVHADDFVLTHMTGMHQSKQEYIRAIAEGTLNYYSAEHEQMEIKVNGNHATLTGRSRVTAAVFGGRRHIWSLQLHFNLSKEEGRWYFTSARASTY, encoded by the coding sequence ATGACCGACAAAGTACAGATAGAAGCCCTCTACCGTGAGATGTATGCGGCGATGGTGGCAAAAGACACGGCAACGCTGAACCGTGTCCATGCCGATGATTTCGTGCTGACCCACATGACGGGGATGCACCAGTCAAAGCAAGAGTACATCAGGGCTATTGCAGAAGGTACGCTGAATTATTATTCAGCCGAGCATGAACAGATGGAAATCAAAGTCAACGGCAATCATGCCACCCTGACAGGTCGCAGTCGTGTAACAGCAGCTGTTTTCGGAGGCAGACGTCACATCTGGAGTTTGCAGCTTCATTTCAACCTTTCCAAGGAAGAAGGCAGGTGGTATTTTACATCTGCACGTGCTTCGACATATTGA
- a CDS encoding endonuclease/exonuclease/phosphatase family protein: protein MGKKAIYKFISFMILVVTMLMATFTLFGIFGGSADPTSSTALAMLVYILPILIAGNVITLIFWSIRRHWHWTPMPIIAILFSIPYMGTLYQVKIFKGWKNTSNALTVATYNVARFGRETSGFKAEDILSEMKKHDVDILCMQEYLNTSGDKLNSDKYKEKFPFMATGYDDMVIYSRYPIKGFETISFGSHTNNSAMWADISIKGKMVRVFNVHLETTGFNRTIHNVAKIQAQGLEVEENSIIRALWGNYTMGMAVRAQQADMVAKQIADSPHPVIVCGDFNDVPYSYVYKTMLGDLEDGFKECGEGFMFTYRGAKSVRIDYIFHDKSMDGIDYYKQNLSYSDHYPVYMEIAL, encoded by the coding sequence ATGGGCAAGAAAGCAATCTACAAGTTTATTTCATTCATGATATTGGTTGTCACCATGCTGATGGCAACCTTCACTTTGTTTGGTATCTTTGGCGGCAGTGCAGACCCCACCAGCAGTACTGCCTTGGCCATGTTGGTTTACATTCTACCAATACTTATTGCAGGAAATGTTATCACACTGATATTCTGGTCGATACGCCGTCATTGGCATTGGACACCGATGCCAATCATTGCCATACTCTTCAGCATTCCGTATATGGGCACATTGTACCAAGTCAAAATATTCAAAGGGTGGAAGAATACAAGTAACGCACTGACTGTTGCCACCTATAATGTGGCACGCTTTGGGCGAGAGACATCAGGTTTCAAAGCCGAGGACATTCTGTCGGAAATGAAGAAGCACGATGTAGATATACTTTGCATGCAAGAATATCTGAACACCAGTGGCGACAAGCTGAATTCAGACAAATACAAGGAGAAATTCCCTTTCATGGCTACAGGCTATGACGACATGGTGATCTATAGTCGCTACCCCATTAAAGGTTTTGAAACCATTTCATTTGGCAGTCACACAAACAATAGTGCCATGTGGGCAGACATCAGCATCAAGGGGAAGATGGTACGCGTGTTCAACGTACATCTGGAGACGACAGGTTTCAATCGCACGATACATAATGTTGCCAAGATTCAAGCACAGGGGCTCGAGGTTGAAGAGAATTCTATCATTAGAGCCCTTTGGGGCAATTACACAATGGGTATGGCCGTTCGTGCCCAGCAAGCCGACATGGTGGCCAAACAGATTGCTGACTCACCCCATCCAGTAATTGTGTGCGGAGACTTCAACGATGTGCCCTACTCTTACGTCTATAAGACCATGCTAGGCGATTTGGAAGATGGATTCAAAGAGTGTGGCGAAGGCTTCATGTTCACCTATCGAGGCGCAAAGAGCGTGCGCATCGACTACATCTTCCACGACAAGTCGATGGATGGCATTGACTACTACAAACAGAATTTAAGTTACTCCGACCACTATCCAGTATATATGGAAATAGCTCTCTAA
- a CDS encoding glycosyltransferase family 2 protein, which produces MLTLKILFWTLLTLVLYTYVGYGVILFIILKIKRLFISNSTEPSLPSNEQLLPPVTLMICAYNEQDIIEEKMANIAQLNYPQDKLTVMWVIDGSTDRSYEKLQSYPNVKIVFQPERMGKAAAIKHGLENNDAEYVIFTDANTMLNADAIREIVRQFLKNNVSCVSGEKRVTARHYGQVASEGEGLYWKYESTLKRWDSELYSAMGAAGELFAVKMSDYHEAPSNALLDDFMISMLMVKDGHRIAYTHQAYAVEYGSADMTEESKRKRRIAAGGLQSIWWLRSLMNPFAHPKVAFQFISHRVLRWSLTPIAMLLLIPINIILTVCRAGIIYDLTAIAQMLFYTAAIAGWWMAQKGRKHRLLYTPYYFLFMNINVFKGFFYLTGHNNSGMWEKAKRG; this is translated from the coding sequence ATGCTCACACTGAAAATATTATTTTGGACACTATTGACTCTCGTACTCTACACCTACGTAGGGTACGGAGTCATTCTTTTCATCATTCTGAAAATCAAACGACTGTTCATTTCTAACAGTACTGAACCATCTCTACCATCCAACGAACAACTGCTTCCTCCAGTAACCCTGATGATATGTGCCTACAACGAGCAGGACATCATTGAAGAGAAGATGGCAAACATCGCTCAGTTAAACTATCCACAAGACAAACTGACCGTCATGTGGGTCATTGACGGAAGCACAGACCGTTCTTATGAAAAGCTGCAGAGCTACCCCAACGTAAAAATCGTATTCCAACCCGAAAGAATGGGCAAGGCTGCAGCCATCAAACACGGTCTTGAAAACAATGATGCAGAGTATGTGATATTCACAGACGCCAACACCATGCTCAACGCAGATGCCATTCGCGAAATAGTAAGACAGTTCCTGAAAAACAACGTAAGCTGTGTATCTGGAGAGAAACGGGTCACCGCACGACATTACGGACAAGTGGCCTCTGAAGGTGAAGGTCTCTACTGGAAGTACGAAAGCACCCTGAAGCGATGGGACAGCGAACTCTATTCGGCAATGGGAGCCGCCGGCGAACTGTTTGCCGTCAAGATGAGCGACTATCACGAGGCGCCATCCAATGCTTTGCTCGACGATTTCATGATTTCCATGTTGATGGTGAAAGACGGCCATCGCATAGCCTACACCCACCAAGCATACGCTGTGGAATATGGATCAGCCGACATGACCGAGGAATCGAAACGAAAGCGCAGGATAGCTGCCGGAGGACTGCAAAGCATCTGGTGGCTGCGCAGTTTGATGAATCCATTCGCCCACCCCAAAGTAGCCTTTCAGTTTATTTCTCATCGCGTGTTGCGTTGGAGCCTTACACCAATAGCCATGCTACTATTAATTCCCATCAACATCATACTGACCGTCTGTCGTGCTGGCATCATCTACGACCTCACCGCCATAGCTCAGATGCTGTTCTACACAGCAGCGATTGCCGGATGGTGGATGGCCCAAAAAGGTCGCAAGCACCGTCTTCTCTACACCCCCTATTATTTCCTCTTTATGAACATAAATGTCTTCAAAGGCTTTTTCTATTTAACCGGCCATAATAATAGTGGAATGTGGGAAAAAGCAAAAAGAGGATGA
- the ppdK gene encoding pyruvate, phosphate dikinase: MSQKRVYLFGNGKAEGNAKMREELGGKGANLAEMNHIGVPVPPGFTITTDCCNEYYQVGQQKIMELLNDDVMAAVKHIENLMNCKFGDAKNPLLVSVRSGARASMPGMMDTILNLGLNDEVAEGMAAKTNNPHFVYDSYRRFVQMYGDVVLEMKPVNKTDIDPFEEIIEKVKKESGVVLDKDLSVEDLKKLVKLFKAAIKERTGKDFPNDPIEQLWGAICAVFRSWMNERAILYRKMEGIPDEWGTAVSVMAMVFGNMGDTSATGVCFSRDAANGENLFNGEYLVNAQGEDVVAGIRTPQQITKIGSQRWAERAGISEAERVAKYPSMEEAMPEIYAELNSIQDKLEHHYHDMQDMEFTVQEGKLWFLQTRNGKRTGAAMVKIAIDLLHEGMIDEKTAIMRCEPQKLDELLHPVFDKKALAAAKVIAQGLPASPGAACGQIVFHADDAEAWHNEGHKVVLVRIETSPEDLAGMASAEGILTARGGMTSHAAVVARGMGKCCVSGVGSLNVSYKDKTVEIDGVVYKEGDYISLNGTTGQVYAGEVPTKAAELSGDFKELMDLCDKYTKLQVRTNADTPRDAQLAREFGAKGIGLTRTEHMFFEDKKIVAMREMILADSVAGREKALAKLLPYQKADFKGILEAMDGLPVNIRLLDPPLHEFVPHDLAGQETMAKEMGVSVEDIKRRVDSLAENNPMLGHRGCRLGITFPEITAMQTKAILGAACELKKEGKNPMPEIMVPLIGTLYELKQQKEVIQAAAKEVFAAEGIEVEFEIGTMIEIPRAALTADRIATEAQYFSFGTNDLTQMTFGYSRDDIASFLPVYLEKKILKVDPFQVLDQKGVGKLIKYAVKSGREVRPDLRCGICGEHGGEPSSVKFCAKIGMNYASCSPFRVPIARLAAAQAAVEE, encoded by the coding sequence ATGAGTCAAAAAAGAGTTTACCTCTTCGGCAATGGCAAGGCCGAAGGTAATGCAAAGATGCGCGAGGAACTCGGTGGCAAGGGAGCAAACCTTGCTGAGATGAACCACATTGGTGTGCCTGTTCCTCCTGGTTTTACAATTACTACTGACTGCTGTAATGAATATTATCAGGTCGGACAGCAGAAGATTATGGAGTTGCTGAATGATGACGTGATGGCAGCTGTAAAGCATATCGAGAACTTGATGAACTGCAAGTTTGGTGATGCTAAGAACCCATTGCTGGTTTCTGTCCGTTCAGGTGCTCGTGCTTCTATGCCTGGTATGATGGATACTATCCTAAACTTAGGTCTGAACGACGAAGTGGCTGAGGGTATGGCCGCTAAGACAAATAATCCTCACTTTGTGTACGACTCATATCGCCGTTTCGTACAGATGTACGGTGACGTTGTACTGGAGATGAAACCTGTAAACAAGACCGATATTGATCCATTCGAAGAGATTATCGAAAAAGTGAAGAAAGAGAGCGGTGTCGTATTGGATAAGGATCTCTCTGTTGAGGACTTGAAGAAGCTGGTTAAGCTGTTTAAGGCTGCCATCAAAGAGCGCACTGGTAAGGACTTCCCCAACGATCCTATTGAGCAATTGTGGGGCGCTATCTGCGCCGTGTTCCGTTCTTGGATGAACGAGCGCGCTATCCTCTACCGCAAGATGGAGGGTATTCCTGACGAGTGGGGCACAGCCGTATCTGTCATGGCTATGGTATTCGGTAACATGGGTGATACCTCTGCTACTGGTGTATGCTTCAGCCGTGATGCCGCTAATGGTGAGAACCTGTTCAACGGTGAGTATCTGGTTAACGCACAGGGTGAGGACGTTGTGGCTGGTATCCGCACACCACAGCAGATCACAAAGATCGGTTCTCAGCGCTGGGCCGAACGCGCAGGTATCTCAGAGGCAGAGCGCGTAGCTAAGTATCCTTCTATGGAAGAGGCCATGCCTGAGATCTATGCTGAACTGAACAGCATTCAGGATAAACTGGAGCACCACTATCACGATATGCAGGATATGGAGTTCACCGTACAGGAGGGCAAACTGTGGTTCCTCCAGACTCGTAACGGTAAGCGCACAGGTGCTGCTATGGTGAAGATTGCCATCGACCTGCTCCATGAGGGTATGATTGACGAGAAGACTGCCATCATGCGCTGCGAGCCTCAGAAGCTCGATGAGTTGCTGCACCCTGTATTCGATAAGAAGGCTCTTGCTGCCGCTAAGGTGATTGCTCAGGGTCTGCCTGCATCGCCTGGTGCTGCCTGCGGTCAGATTGTATTCCACGCTGACGATGCAGAGGCTTGGCACAATGAAGGACATAAGGTTGTGCTCGTTCGTATCGAGACTTCTCCAGAGGACTTGGCTGGTATGGCATCTGCCGAGGGTATCCTGACTGCACGTGGTGGTATGACCTCTCACGCTGCTGTGGTTGCCCGTGGTATGGGTAAGTGTTGCGTATCGGGTGTTGGTTCTCTGAATGTAAGTTATAAGGATAAGACCGTTGAGATCGATGGTGTTGTATATAAGGAGGGTGATTATATCTCTCTGAACGGTACCACTGGTCAGGTTTATGCAGGTGAGGTGCCCACAAAGGCTGCTGAGCTGTCTGGCGACTTCAAGGAGCTGATGGACCTCTGCGATAAGTACACCAAACTGCAGGTACGTACCAATGCTGATACACCACGCGACGCACAGCTCGCTCGTGAGTTTGGTGCCAAGGGTATCGGTCTGACTCGTACAGAGCACATGTTCTTCGAGGACAAGAAGATTGTTGCTATGCGTGAGATGATCCTGGCTGACAGTGTAGCCGGACGCGAGAAGGCATTGGCAAAGTTGCTGCCTTATCAGAAGGCTGACTTCAAGGGCATCCTTGAGGCTATGGACGGTCTGCCCGTGAACATCCGTCTGCTCGATCCTCCCTTGCACGAGTTTGTTCCCCACGATCTGGCTGGTCAGGAGACCATGGCCAAGGAGATGGGTGTCAGCGTAGAGGATATCAAGCGTCGTGTTGACTCTCTGGCAGAGAACAACCCAATGCTGGGTCATCGTGGTTGCCGTCTGGGTATCACTTTCCCCGAGATCACCGCTATGCAGACAAAGGCTATTCTGGGTGCTGCTTGTGAACTGAAGAAGGAAGGTAAGAATCCTATGCCAGAAATCATGGTTCCTCTGATTGGTACACTTTATGAGTTGAAGCAGCAGAAGGAAGTTATCCAGGCTGCTGCTAAGGAAGTGTTTGCCGCTGAGGGTATAGAGGTTGAGTTCGAGATTGGTACAATGATCGAGATTCCTCGTGCAGCCCTGACTGCCGATCGCATCGCTACAGAGGCTCAGTACTTCTCATTCGGTACTAACGACCTCACTCAGATGACCTTCGGATACAGCCGTGACGACATCGCTTCATTCTTGCCCGTCTATCTGGAGAAGAAGATCCTGAAGGTTGACCCGTTCCAGGTGCTCGACCAGAAGGGTGTAGGCAAGCTCATCAAGTATGCCGTGAAGAGTGGTCGCGAAGTTCGTCCTGACCTCCGCTGCGGTATCTGTGGTGAGCATGGCGGTGAGCCTAGCTCTGTGAAGTTCTGTGCTAAGATTGGCATGAACTACGCATCTTGCTCTCCTTTCCGTGTGCCCATCGCCCGTCTTGCCGCCGCACAGGCTGCAGTTGAAGAGTAA
- a CDS encoding anaerobic C4-dicarboxylate transporter, whose protein sequence is MLIIFIELLVVLLALYLGSKYGSLALGAIAGLGLAILVFDHGLKPGTPPTDVIYIIVAAVTCAGVLQASGGMDWMIQIVERILRKHPQHITFLAPLSTFFLTVACGTGHVMYTLMPIVTDVAIKKGIRPERPLAVASVASMLAIVCSPISAAVVAFSTISGLNGFSISIPQIVAVTIPACLCGIIAAASWSYNRGLDLNKDPEFLEKIKDPVQYAFVYGNTATTLDKQIDKKSKWAVYIFLAAIVLIVILAFAQNILPAFDTVKAIEGASAVALPTGKTVSPSDLASAGIVMAGVTEKVPATIHMYLVIQIILISAAALMIIICGTKPKAAVAGNVWQSGMVAVVAIYGIAWLANTFFGAHMAEVEELLDDMVDNYPWAIALVFFIFSVLINSQAAVVVALLPVAYKLGIPGWILLGALPCVYGYFFIPNYPSDIATVNIDRTGTTKIGKYVLNHSFMVPGLISVAISTVVAYIISSIFF, encoded by the coding sequence ATGTTGATTATCTTTATAGAATTATTAGTAGTTCTCCTGGCACTTTATCTGGGTTCCAAGTACGGAAGCCTTGCGCTGGGAGCCATCGCCGGTCTTGGACTTGCCATCCTCGTTTTTGACCACGGTTTGAAACCAGGCACACCCCCCACCGACGTTATCTATATCATTGTGGCCGCCGTCACTTGTGCCGGTGTGCTCCAGGCATCAGGCGGTATGGATTGGATGATCCAGATTGTGGAACGCATCCTGCGCAAGCACCCACAGCACATCACTTTCCTGGCTCCGTTGAGCACTTTCTTCCTGACTGTCGCATGCGGAACCGGTCACGTAATGTACACGCTGATGCCAATCGTCACCGATGTGGCCATCAAGAAAGGTATCCGACCGGAACGCCCGTTGGCCGTAGCCTCCGTGGCTTCCATGCTGGCCATCGTCTGCTCTCCTATCTCGGCTGCCGTTGTGGCCTTCTCCACCATCTCAGGACTTAACGGCTTCTCCATCAGCATTCCGCAGATTGTTGCCGTTACGATTCCCGCCTGTCTCTGTGGTATCATTGCCGCCGCCTCCTGGTCATACAACCGCGGTCTGGACCTCAATAAGGATCCTGAGTTCCTTGAAAAAATCAAAGACCCCGTTCAATATGCATTCGTATACGGCAACACAGCTACGACGCTCGACAAGCAGATTGACAAGAAGTCAAAGTGGGCTGTCTATATCTTCCTGGCAGCCATCGTTCTGATTGTCATCCTGGCATTTGCCCAGAACATCCTCCCTGCTTTTGACACCGTGAAGGCCATCGAAGGTGCTTCCGCCGTGGCATTGCCCACTGGCAAGACCGTCAGTCCATCAGATCTGGCCTCTGCCGGAATCGTAATGGCTGGCGTTACAGAGAAGGTCCCCGCAACCATCCACATGTACCTCGTCATTCAGATTATCCTCATCTCGGCTGCTGCCCTGATGATCATCATCTGCGGCACCAAGCCAAAGGCTGCCGTTGCCGGCAACGTATGGCAGTCGGGTATGGTGGCCGTGGTAGCCATCTACGGTATCGCTTGGCTGGCCAACACCTTCTTCGGCGCACACATGGCTGAGGTGGAAGAATTGCTCGATGATATGGTGGACAATTATCCGTGGGCCATCGCCCTCGTGTTCTTTATTTTCTCGGTGCTCATCAACTCTCAGGCAGCCGTTGTGGTGGCTCTTCTGCCCGTGGCCTACAAACTGGGTATTCCCGGATGGATCCTGCTCGGCGCCTTGCCTTGCGTTTATGGATACTTCTTCATCCCGAACTATCCTTCGGATATCGCCACCGTGAACATTGACCGCACAGGTACCACAAAGATCGGTAAATACGTGCTCAACCATTCATTCATGGTTCCAGGACTCATCAGCGTAGCTATCAGCACCGTTGTGGCCTACATTATTTCCAGCATCTTCTTCTAA
- a CDS encoding ATP-binding protein, with protein sequence MYKRSEYQIITSRLKEPRKFIQVVMGPRQVGKSTVVKQVLQDLDLPYQQFSADNVPASNTAWVSNCWAAVRSLKESKGLDSMILVIDEIQKISNWSEVVKKEWDDDTLHDRNIKVLLLGSSRVLLEKGLSESLGGRFEEIRMTHWSYPEMKECFGFTLDQYLFFGGYPGAAGLINEADRWEQYIQSAIIDATINKDILMNTPISKPALLRQTFELGASYSGEILSLNKMLGSLQDAGNTVTLAGYINLLDESGMLCGLQKYSIDTARRRASIPKFQVYNNALKMVYNPHTFNQAIMDRKEWGRIFESGIGAWIVSQSFVHRIEVFYWRELADEVDFILRKKGTVVAIEVKSNAEKNTKGLDKFRDKFRPKSAFIVGDGGISAEEFLSMDIRTLFK encoded by the coding sequence ATGTACAAGAGGTCTGAATATCAAATAATTACAAGTAGGCTAAAAGAGCCAAGAAAGTTCATTCAGGTTGTTATGGGACCGCGCCAAGTGGGTAAATCTACTGTTGTTAAGCAGGTGCTTCAAGATTTGGATTTGCCTTATCAACAGTTCTCTGCCGATAATGTGCCAGCATCAAATACTGCTTGGGTGTCTAACTGTTGGGCTGCTGTTCGTAGTCTGAAGGAGAGCAAAGGCCTTGATAGTATGATTCTTGTTATCGATGAAATTCAGAAGATATCTAATTGGAGTGAGGTCGTAAAGAAGGAGTGGGATGATGATACCTTACACGATCGCAACATAAAAGTGTTGCTGCTTGGAAGTAGTCGTGTGCTTTTAGAAAAAGGACTTTCTGAGTCGTTAGGTGGGCGCTTCGAAGAAATACGCATGACTCATTGGAGCTATCCTGAAATGAAAGAGTGTTTTGGCTTTACACTCGACCAGTATCTTTTCTTTGGAGGTTATCCTGGTGCTGCGGGCCTGATAAATGAGGCTGACCGCTGGGAGCAGTATATACAGTCGGCAATCATTGATGCGACCATCAATAAGGATATCTTGATGAATACACCTATCAGTAAGCCGGCCCTTCTTCGTCAGACTTTTGAACTTGGTGCTTCTTACTCTGGCGAGATACTCTCTCTTAACAAAATGCTTGGCTCTTTACAAGATGCAGGAAACACCGTTACTCTGGCAGGTTATATTAATCTGCTTGATGAGAGTGGTATGCTGTGCGGACTTCAAAAGTATAGTATCGATACAGCCCGACGTCGAGCCAGTATTCCCAAATTTCAGGTATATAACAATGCTCTAAAGATGGTGTATAATCCTCATACGTTCAATCAGGCTATTATGGATCGCAAGGAGTGGGGGCGCATCTTTGAATCGGGGATAGGTGCTTGGATTGTCAGTCAGTCTTTTGTTCATCGTATTGAAGTGTTCTATTGGCGTGAACTTGCCGACGAGGTTGATTTTATTCTTCGCAAGAAGGGAACAGTCGTTGCCATCGAGGTAAAGAGTAATGCAGAAAAGAATACGAAAGGACTTGATAAGTTTAGAGATAAGTTCCGCCCTAAATCTGCATTTATAGTGGGTGACGGTGGTATAAGCGCTGAAGAGTTCCTTTCTATGGATATAAGGACTCTTTTCAAATAA